ATAAAAAATTAGAATGAGTTTTTTTAAAAAAATCTTTTCAAAAGAAAAAAAAGAAACCTTAGATAAAGGTTTAGAAAAAACCAAAACAAGTTTTTTCTCAAAATTATCAAAAGCTGTAGCTGGAAAAGCTAAAGTAGACGATGATGTCCTTGATAATTTAGAAGAAGTTTTGGTTTCTTCAGATGTTGGAGTAGATACTACTTTAAAAATTATTGATAGAATAGAAGAGCGTGTTGCACGCGATAAGTATTTAGGAACAGAAGAGTTAAATCAAATCCTTAGAGAAGAAATTGCAGGATTACTATCTGAAACAAATACTGGAGATGAAACTGACTTCACTATTCCTGAAAACAAGAAACCATATGTATTAATGGTAGTAGGAGTCAATGGAGTTGGAAAAACAACAACTATTGGTAAACTAGCTTCACAATTTAAAAAGAAAGGCTTAAAAGTTGTTTTAGGTGCGGCAGATACTTTTAGAGCTGCGGCAATTGATCAATTACAGGTTTGGGCAGATAGAACAGATGTGCCAATTGTACGTCAAGAAATGGGATCTGATCCTGCATCTGTGGCATTTGATACTGTAAAATCAGGAGTAAATCAAGATGCTGATGTAATTATTATTGATACAGCTGGACGTTTACATAATAAGGTAAATCTTATGAATGAATTATCTAAGATTAAAAGAGTAATGCAAAAAGTAATACCGGATGCACCTCATGATGTATTATTAGTATTAGATGGTTCTACTGGGCAAAATGCCTTCGAGCAAGCAAAACAATTTACTAAAGCAACCGAAGTAACTTCATTAGCAGTTACTAAATTAGATGGAACAGCAAAAGGAGGAGTGGTTATTGGAATTTCAGATCAATTCCAGATTCCTGTGAAATATATAGGAGTTGGAGAAGGAATTGACGATTTACAAGTGTTTAATAAACATGAATTTGTAGACTCGTTTTTCAAATAGTAAAAAAATAATACCTAAATAAAATAAAAAAGCTCCTTAACAAGGAGCTTTTTTATTGACTCAATTAACTTTTTGATTTAGAACTTGAGTTAAAATATATCAATATTGAGCTCAATGCTAACAACAATGAAATAAATAGGATGCTATATCCACTTGCTGGATCAAATGCAATAGAAGTTTGTAAAGAAACACCATTTAATTGAGGAATATAAATAAGAATACCCAAGCTTAATAGCAACCCAATTGATACTAATATGTTTGGGACTATTTTTCTAGATATTCTTTTTGGATAATTCGATTTTTTCCATTTCCAAATTTGATATGAAAATAATATGAATAACAGAAATACCAGGAACGGTAAATGTCTATAATAAGCGAAAGATGAACTATTGTAGTAACCTTTACCCAGAAGGATTCCATAGATGCCATTTATAATTTCTACTTCAGGAGCTTGATTTGAATTAATAAGTACTACAATGGCTTTCTTTAAAGAAGGTAAAATGTACATATGTGATTCAAAACTTTTATTCGTTCCTCCATGATAAAAAACTGAAGAGTCGTTGTTTATAAACCATCCCAATCCATAGAACGATTTATTAGTATCTTTTTTAGAAACTAATTGAGTTACTGTATTTGAATTTAACTTTGAGTTTGGGTGATTATGATAGCCATTCATAATATGACGTAAATATGTAGCCATATCGCTCGCAGAACTAGAAATTAAACCAGAAGAAGCTTCCTGAGGATGAAGATCAGCGTTGAATTTTAGAATAGGATAATATAGGAAATACTGATAACTATTAATTAAATCAATATTTGTATTAGCGGATGTTTCATGTAATTCTAAGGGAGAAGTAATATAAGACTCTAAACATTCTTCATATGTCTTATGTGTTACTTTCTTGATAATTAAACCTAGTAATCTATAATTCACGTTTGAATACCTAAATGGCTGTGTAGGTACATTTTTTATTGCTAACTCTCTTAAAGTTTTAGCGTAGTACGCTTCATAACTAAAACTAGTGTCAGTTTTGAATGTTCTTCCCATCTCAGTACTAATACCAGAAGTGTGACGTAACAAATCCTCAATAGTAATCTTATCAGAAATTTGTTTGTTTCTATACCTAAACCATTGTAAATATTTAGATACAGGATCTTGTAGGTGTAACTTTCCTTCTTCCTGTAACCTAAGAATAAGTAATGCGGTAAACGATTTTGAAATAGAACCAATCAAGTACCTATCTCCTTTTTTTGCATCTCCAAAATGCTTTAAATAGACTGTTTTATGTTCATCGGTTATCGCAACAGCTATACTTGGAGAATTGTAATATTCCCTTTTTTGTTTGATAAAATTGGTAATTTCATCTAGAGTTTCTTTTGATAGCTCTGAATTGTTTTGCGCAGAAGAAAACAAAACAGTAAAAAGGAACAGTAGTGATAAAAAAGTTCTCATAGAATCTTGTAATTTAAAAGTTGTTTTTAGAAAATATTTTTTGGAGTAAATGTATATGAACAACCTCTAGAATGTTGATGTTATATAGGATTAGTGGCGAAAAGCACAGTTTTAGGTGCGAAATTAATAACGAATTATGAAGTTCTTCAGAACTTTTTGTGGTTGGATTTTGGTATGCATACGTTTGTATATTCCTTTTTTCAAATAGAGAATATGTAAATACATATACAAACAAGCTCTTCTTTTTTAGAAGAGTTTTTTGTTAGTATAATTTATATCTTTGAGAATCAGATAAATTATACATTACTACTATGCATAAAATATGTTACATATTGCTAGTCATCTTACTTATTGGATGTAAAGCAAAAAAAGAAGAGGTTGCACAAGATTTTACTATATATAATGAAACAACAGAAATAAAAGATCAACAGGCGCATGAGAACCCTCGAATGAAGTTTAAACTAATTCAATCTAAGGTATTAGATATGAATGAAGTTTTTAAACCTTTTCAAAATGAATTATCAAAATTTTCAGAAACAGATTACTCAAGTTTAAAACCATTAATTCTTGAAAAATCAATACCGTCAATTCAAAAAGCAATTAAAGCAGGTAAATTAAATTATGAAAAACTAATATTATTCTATTTATACAGAATTAAAAAGTTTGAGAGTGATTCTACAAAGTATTTAAATGCTGTAATTAGTTTAAATCCGAATGTAGTAGAAGAAGCTAGACAAAAAGATAAGACTTTAAAAGAGAAAAATATTTCAACTGAATCAATTTTCGGAATGCCAATCTTATTAAAGGATAATATTAATACGGATAATTTACCAACAACAGCAGGAGCTTTAGCTTTAAAAGATAATAGAACAGGAAATGCTTTTATTGTAGAGAAGTTAAAAGAAAATGGAGCTTTAATCTTAGGAAAGGTTAATTTAAGTGAATGGGCATATTATTTTTGTGCTGGATGTCCATTAGGATATAGTGCTATTGGAGGTCAAACGTTAAACCCATATGGTAGAAAAGTATTTGAAACAGGAGGATCAAGTGCAGGAAGTGGAGTAGCCACTGCTGCTAATTATGCAGTAGCAACCATTGGAACGGAAACAGCGGGATCTATAACCTCACCATCCAGTCAAAATTCGGTTGTAGGGTTAAAACCAACAATTGGAGTGTTAAGTAGATCTGGAATTGTACCAATATCAAGTACATTAGATACACCAGGGCCTATGACTAAGAATGTGATTGATAATTACATTCTTTTTAAAGCAATGCTTGGGTTGGATGCAACCGATAAAAAATCAAAGGAATTTAATGAGATAGCTGAAGAATTAAATCCAACAGAATTGAAGGGAAAAAGATTTGGTGTTATTGCTTCATTGTTAGAGAATCCTGTGTACAAAAAAACTACAGAAAGCTTAAGGGAAGCGGGAGTAGAAGTTGTTGAATTGACACCTGAGCAAACAAGCTTAGAAGGCTTTTTAACATTGTTAAATATTGATATGAAGTATGATTTACCACATTATTTTGAAGGTAAACCTGTATCAGTTACTTCAGTTGAAGATGTGATTACTTTTAACAAAAAAGACAGTATTCTTAGAGCACCGTATGGTCAACAATTATTTGAAGGGATTGTAAAAGATACTACAAGTTTAGAAGATTTAGAGAAAGTAAAGAGTAGTTTGAAGACAAATAGTAGAATATATTTTTCTGCTTTAGAATCAGATAATTTAGATGCAATTCTTTCAATCAATAATTATCATTCAGCATATTCAGCGGTAGCAGAATATCCCAACTTAACTATTCCAATGGGATATAAAGAAACAGGAGAACCAATGAATCTTACATTAATAGGAAAGCCAAAATCGGAGTTTACCTTACTATCTTTAGGCCTATCTATAGAAAATCTAACAAAAATTAGAAAATTACCTAAGGGGTATGAGTAATAAATGGTGAATAAATCATAATTTTGCACTCCTTAAAATCAGTTAGATGCGTACAAAGACGACAAAACAGAATAAGATTAATGTAGTAACCTTAGGGTGCTCTAAAAACGTTTACGACAGTGAGGTGTTGATGGGGCAACTGAAAGCAAATGGTAAAAATGTTGTTCATGAAGATGAAAATGATGATGGTAATATTGTAGTAATAAACACTTGTGGTTTTATTGGTAAAGCAAAAGAAGAAAGTGTAGATACCATTTTACATTATGCACAAAAGAAGGAGCGAGGAGAAGTAGATAAAGTGTTTGTTTCTGGTTGTTTAAGTGAGCGTTATAAACCAGATTTAGAAAAAGAAATTACCAATGTAGATCAATATTTTGGTACACATGATTTACCTAACTTATTAAAGGTTTTAGAAGCAGATTATAAGCATGAGTTAATAGGTGAACGTTTAACAACTACACCACAACATTATGCCTATTTAAAAATAGCTGAAGGGTGTGATAGACCATGTTCTTTTTGTGCAATACCTTTAATGAGAGGGAAACACAAATCAACTCCAATTGAAGATTTAGTTACAGAAGCTCAAAAGCTGGCTGAAAAAGGAATCAAAGAAATTATGTTAATAGCTCAAGATTTAACATATTACGGTTTAGATCTTTACAAGAAAAGAGCATTGGCAGATTTACTTAAAGAGTTAGTAAAAGTAGATGGTATTGAGTGGATTCGTTTACACTATGCTTTTCCATCTGGTTTTCCAATGGATGTATTAGATGTAATGAAAGAAGAGCCAAAGGTTTGTAATTACTTAGATATTCCATTACAACATATCAATACTGAAATTTTAAAATCTATGAAACGTGGTACAACTCATGAGAAAACTACTGCGTTGATTCATAAGTTTAGAGAATATGTCCCTAACATGGCAATTAGAACAACTTTAATTGTTGGATATCCTGGTGAAACAGAAGAGCAATTTCAAGAAATGAAAGATTGGGTAGAGGAAATGCGTTTTGAGCGTTTAGGAGCTTTTGAGTATTCTCATGAAGAAAATACAGGTGCTTTTGTTTTAGAAGATGATGTGCCAGCCGATGTAAAGTTTAGAAGAGTAAACGAAATCATGGAAGTACAATCGCAAATATCATGGGAATTAAATCAAGAAAAGATTGGAAAGACGTTCCGTTGTTTATTTGATAGAAAAGATGGAGAATATTACTACGGACGTACAGAGTTTGATTCACCAGATGTAGATAACGATGTGATTGTAGATGCTCGTGAACATTATATTAAATTAGGAGAGTTTATTGATATAGAGATTTATGATGCTGGTGATTTTGATTTACATGGAACTCCTTTGGTAAAACAAGAAAGGCCTGTTCCTTTGAATAAGAGAAACGAAGAAAAAAAATGATAAAAAAATCCTGCAATTGCAGGATTTTTTTATTCATCTTTGATAGAGTTTAAAAGTTAATATCGCGTATTCAAAAAGGTAAAGAGTGTGGATAAATTGATTAAATACATAAATGGTTACGTAACACTTAATACAGAGGAATTGACTGTTATTTTGTCTTTTTTTAAAAGAAGAGTATTGGAAAAAGATAAGTTTATTATTAAGAAGGAACAGGTGGTAACCGATTATTATTTTATCGTCTCTGGAGGAGTAATTATTTATGATATTGAAGATGATATACAGTATACAAGATATTTTGCTTTTGAAAATGAGTTTATAGGTGATATTGTTAAAATAAAAGAGAAAAAGCGTTCTAACTCATATATAAAAGCTATAGAAAAGACTGAGTTATTCAGTATCTCACATACCGATATGGAAATGTTATACGATCGATTTCCTTTATGGCAAAAGTTTGGAAGATTGTTATGGGAAGATGCATTTGCAAGCGTCTTGTATGGGATACATAATTTTCAAACTTTAACCGCAAAAGAGCGTTATTTAGATTTGCTAAAACGTTCAGATCTTATATTCAGAGTACCATTAAAAGATTTGTCTTTGTTTTTAGGAATAACTCCACAATCACTAAGTAGAATACGAAAGGAAATAAGTACTAAAAGAGAGTAACCTGAACTTCATAAATACCATTAGAAATTCTAGAACCCAATGTAATTACCATTTTTTTAGATTTTGATCGAAATAGCTATAGCATAATTACA
The sequence above is a segment of the Tenacibaculum sp. 190130A14a genome. Coding sequences within it:
- a CDS encoding serine hydrolase domain-containing protein — encoded protein: MRTFLSLLFLFTVLFSSAQNNSELSKETLDEITNFIKQKREYYNSPSIAVAITDEHKTVYLKHFGDAKKGDRYLIGSISKSFTALLILRLQEEGKLHLQDPVSKYLQWFRYRNKQISDKITIEDLLRHTSGISTEMGRTFKTDTSFSYEAYYAKTLRELAIKNVPTQPFRYSNVNYRLLGLIIKKVTHKTYEECLESYITSPLELHETSANTNIDLINSYQYFLYYPILKFNADLHPQEASSGLISSSASDMATYLRHIMNGYHNHPNSKLNSNTVTQLVSKKDTNKSFYGLGWFINNDSSVFYHGGTNKSFESHMYILPSLKKAIVVLINSNQAPEVEIINGIYGILLGKGYYNSSSFAYYRHLPFLVFLLFILFSYQIWKWKKSNYPKRISRKIVPNILVSIGLLLSLGILIYIPQLNGVSLQTSIAFDPASGYSILFISLLLALSSILIYFNSSSKSKS
- the rimO gene encoding 30S ribosomal protein S12 methylthiotransferase RimO is translated as MRTKTTKQNKINVVTLGCSKNVYDSEVLMGQLKANGKNVVHEDENDDGNIVVINTCGFIGKAKEESVDTILHYAQKKERGEVDKVFVSGCLSERYKPDLEKEITNVDQYFGTHDLPNLLKVLEADYKHELIGERLTTTPQHYAYLKIAEGCDRPCSFCAIPLMRGKHKSTPIEDLVTEAQKLAEKGIKEIMLIAQDLTYYGLDLYKKRALADLLKELVKVDGIEWIRLHYAFPSGFPMDVLDVMKEEPKVCNYLDIPLQHINTEILKSMKRGTTHEKTTALIHKFREYVPNMAIRTTLIVGYPGETEEQFQEMKDWVEEMRFERLGAFEYSHEENTGAFVLEDDVPADVKFRRVNEIMEVQSQISWELNQEKIGKTFRCLFDRKDGEYYYGRTEFDSPDVDNDVIVDAREHYIKLGEFIDIEIYDAGDFDLHGTPLVKQERPVPLNKRNEEKK
- a CDS encoding Crp/Fnr family transcriptional regulator, whose translation is MDKLIKYINGYVTLNTEELTVILSFFKRRVLEKDKFIIKKEQVVTDYYFIVSGGVIIYDIEDDIQYTRYFAFENEFIGDIVKIKEKKRSNSYIKAIEKTELFSISHTDMEMLYDRFPLWQKFGRLLWEDAFASVLYGIHNFQTLTAKERYLDLLKRSDLIFRVPLKDLSLFLGITPQSLSRIRKEISTKRE
- a CDS encoding amidase family protein encodes the protein MHKICYILLVILLIGCKAKKEEVAQDFTIYNETTEIKDQQAHENPRMKFKLIQSKVLDMNEVFKPFQNELSKFSETDYSSLKPLILEKSIPSIQKAIKAGKLNYEKLILFYLYRIKKFESDSTKYLNAVISLNPNVVEEARQKDKTLKEKNISTESIFGMPILLKDNINTDNLPTTAGALALKDNRTGNAFIVEKLKENGALILGKVNLSEWAYYFCAGCPLGYSAIGGQTLNPYGRKVFETGGSSAGSGVATAANYAVATIGTETAGSITSPSSQNSVVGLKPTIGVLSRSGIVPISSTLDTPGPMTKNVIDNYILFKAMLGLDATDKKSKEFNEIAEELNPTELKGKRFGVIASLLENPVYKKTTESLREAGVEVVELTPEQTSLEGFLTLLNIDMKYDLPHYFEGKPVSVTSVEDVITFNKKDSILRAPYGQQLFEGIVKDTTSLEDLEKVKSSLKTNSRIYFSALESDNLDAILSINNYHSAYSAVAEYPNLTIPMGYKETGEPMNLTLIGKPKSEFTLLSLGLSIENLTKIRKLPKGYE
- the ftsY gene encoding signal recognition particle-docking protein FtsY, which produces MSFFKKIFSKEKKETLDKGLEKTKTSFFSKLSKAVAGKAKVDDDVLDNLEEVLVSSDVGVDTTLKIIDRIEERVARDKYLGTEELNQILREEIAGLLSETNTGDETDFTIPENKKPYVLMVVGVNGVGKTTTIGKLASQFKKKGLKVVLGAADTFRAAAIDQLQVWADRTDVPIVRQEMGSDPASVAFDTVKSGVNQDADVIIIDTAGRLHNKVNLMNELSKIKRVMQKVIPDAPHDVLLVLDGSTGQNAFEQAKQFTKATEVTSLAVTKLDGTAKGGVVIGISDQFQIPVKYIGVGEGIDDLQVFNKHEFVDSFFK